The following are encoded together in the Chaetodon auriga isolate fChaAug3 chromosome 4, fChaAug3.hap1, whole genome shotgun sequence genome:
- the avpi1 gene encoding uncharacterized protein avpi1 has protein sequence MAEAPASTSSEEGLPVQWKFSNRQSRKSGCSNIFTGVNLHQLHRLFRTAGDRDAEHRAKLVWRGMDADMEGAEEVREEEREEREDEAGLAQALVGLRVRARNKAGIRAEGHRDLKWLKASGYLRIEEPLSSYAVEDDEANIEASQGEFLPATEEDIPENQNPFKPSTWRLDVARQECARHSERYLHRILH, from the exons ATGGCGGAGGCCCCAGCATCCACCTCCTCTGAGGAGGGTCTGCCTGTGCAATGGAAGTTTTCCAATCGACAAAGCAGGAAGTCCGGATGCTCCAACATCTTTACAGGAGTTAACCTGCACCAGCTGCACAGGCTGTTCAGAACAGCGGGGGACAGAGACGCTGAACATCGGGCGAAGCTGGTGTGGCGAGGGATGGATGCAGAtatggagggagcagaggaggtgagggaggaggaaagggaggagagagaggatgaggcgGGCCTGGCCCAGGCTTTGGTGGGGCTCCGAGTCCGAGCCAGGAACAAAGCAGGCATCAGAGCGGAGGGACACAGAGACCTCAAGTGGCTCAAAGCATCAGGCTATCTCAG GATTGAGGAGCCATTATCCAGCTACGCTGTTGAGGATGATGAGGCCAACATAGAGGCCAGTCAGGGAGAATTTCTGCCAGCGACTGAGGAAGACATCCCAGAGAACCAAAATCCCTTTAAACCCTCCACATGGAGGTTGGATGTGGCGAGACAGGAGTGTGCCAGACACTCTGAACGCTATCTTCACCGCatcctccactga